DNA sequence from the Oceanotoga teriensis genome:
AAATATAAACAATTGGTTATAAATTAGTGAAACCAGACTCAATCATTTGAAATCGAGTTTTATTTTATATTAATTATGTTTTATAATAAGTTTAATTAACCGGTTAAGTAATTGGAGGAATAAAATGAAAAAAAACAATATCACAATAAAAGATATAGCAAATAAAGCAGGAGTTTCAAAAGCCACAGTTTCTTATGTTATAAATAATAAACCAGGCGTGAGTGAAAAAATAAGAAACAAAATACTTAAAATAATGAAAGAAATGAACTATATTCCCAATGCAGTTGCAAGAGGTTTAGCAGGTAAAAAAACTCATTATATAGGTTTAATAATACCTGATATTTCAGACATGTTTTATGCAGATATAATAAAAGGTGTTGAAAATAAAACAAATTCTAATAATTATCTTTTAAATCTTGTAACTACACATGCTGAAAAAGCCAAAGAAAAACAAGTCATAGACCTTTTTACTGGTGGAATAGTAGATGGTGTAATAATAATGGCCTATCATATAAATGAAGAGTATATAAAAATTTTAAAAGAAAGAAATGTACCCTTTGTTTTTATAGATTATCCTTTCACTACAAATTCAGTTTATACAGTAACTGTTGATAATTTTGATGGTGGTTATAAAGCTACAGAATATTTAATAAAAGCAGGATGTAAAAAAATAGCTTTTTTAAAAGGATCTTCCGTTGCTTGGGATTCTGAAAACAGATTCAAAGGATATTTAAAAGCTTTAAATGATTATTCAATAAAAATAGATGATTCAATAATAAAAGATGCAAATTTCAGAAGAGAAGAAGGTTATACAAAAACACTTGAAATTCTTTCAAACAAAGATATAGATGGAGTTTTTGCTGCCAATGATCAAATGGCTTTAGGTGCTATGAAAGCTATAAAAGAAAAAAATTTGAATATTCCAGAAGATATCTCAGTAATAGGCTTTGATAATATAGAATCTTCAAAATTTTCTGAGCCTACACTTTCCACCGTTGAGCAACCTCTATGCAAAATGGGAGAAAAATCTGTAGAATTATTATTAGAATTAATAGATGAAAAAAAACCTAAATCTAAAAAAATATCTTTAAAAACTGAATTAATTAAAAGAAAATCAACAAAA
Encoded proteins:
- a CDS encoding LacI family DNA-binding transcriptional regulator, with protein sequence MKKNNITIKDIANKAGVSKATVSYVINNKPGVSEKIRNKILKIMKEMNYIPNAVARGLAGKKTHYIGLIIPDISDMFYADIIKGVENKTNSNNYLLNLVTTHAEKAKEKQVIDLFTGGIVDGVIIMAYHINEEYIKILKERNVPFVFIDYPFTTNSVYTVTVDNFDGGYKATEYLIKAGCKKIAFLKGSSVAWDSENRFKGYLKALNDYSIKIDDSIIKDANFRREEGYTKTLEILSNKDIDGVFAANDQMALGAMKAIKEKNLNIPEDISVIGFDNIESSKFSEPTLSTVEQPLCKMGEKSVELLLELIDEKKPKSKKISLKTELIKRKSTK